One stretch of Aquimarina sp. Aq107 DNA includes these proteins:
- a CDS encoding DUF5723 family protein, with translation MRIFLCLCLGLLGYSGYSQNKETLYDFTDLPQSLMLNPGADVNFKYHAGVPFLSQIHFNIGFRGASIYDVFADDGRDINDKIENTINTLTSKDYFTFTQQLDVINFGWRSKSNKDLYYSAGLYQELDLIVYFPKDFAVLAYQGNQDFINVPFRFSNVTATGELLTVYHFGYNKKVNKKLTFGARAKLYSSIFNFRSTKNRGTFTTIETPQGNNIYQHVISNADVSVQTAGYASLRDIESEDNSDGSKQVLNKFLGRAFLGGNLGVGIDVGFTYKLEDQWTITGSATDLGMIFYTKDVETYQARGNFVFEGFETPITDNNGQDILDELEEAIPIDTLNTSYAALRPLKLNGSIKYSFNRYDDGTCNCFIEGEDPPYQDAFGLQVFSQFRPKRPQYAASLFYYKRLSNFLKAKVTYTVDDYSYKNVGFLMSTHINKINFYISANNLLEYSNLADARGASIQLGFNVIM, from the coding sequence AACAAAGAAACCTTATATGATTTTACAGATTTGCCGCAATCACTAATGCTTAATCCTGGTGCGGATGTAAATTTTAAATATCATGCTGGAGTACCATTTTTATCACAAATTCATTTCAATATTGGATTTAGAGGAGCCTCTATTTATGATGTTTTTGCAGATGACGGTAGAGATATTAATGATAAGATAGAGAACACTATAAATACATTAACAAGTAAAGATTATTTTACATTTACCCAACAATTAGATGTTATTAATTTTGGTTGGAGAAGTAAGAGTAATAAAGATTTATATTACTCGGCTGGTTTATATCAGGAATTAGACTTGATCGTGTATTTTCCTAAGGATTTTGCGGTGTTAGCGTATCAAGGAAATCAAGATTTTATAAATGTACCGTTTCGATTTTCTAATGTAACCGCTACTGGAGAGTTACTCACAGTATATCATTTTGGTTATAATAAAAAAGTAAATAAAAAACTTACCTTCGGTGCAAGAGCAAAATTGTATTCTAGCATATTTAATTTTAGAAGTACCAAAAATAGAGGGACTTTTACTACTATAGAAACTCCACAAGGAAATAATATATATCAACACGTTATAAGTAACGCTGATGTAAGTGTTCAAACGGCGGGATATGCTTCTTTGAGGGATATCGAATCGGAAGATAACTCGGATGGATCTAAACAAGTGCTTAATAAATTTTTAGGTAGAGCATTTCTTGGAGGTAATCTGGGAGTTGGCATAGATGTTGGATTTACCTATAAGTTAGAAGATCAATGGACGATTACGGGTAGTGCAACGGATTTAGGGATGATTTTTTATACTAAAGATGTTGAAACATATCAGGCGAGAGGTAATTTTGTTTTTGAGGGATTCGAAACTCCAATTACCGATAATAATGGCCAGGATATTTTAGATGAATTAGAAGAGGCGATCCCAATTGATACTTTAAATACTAGTTATGCTGCTTTACGTCCTTTAAAACTTAATGGTTCTATTAAGTATTCTTTTAATAGATATGATGATGGAACTTGTAATTGCTTTATAGAAGGCGAGGATCCTCCTTATCAAGATGCTTTTGGTTTGCAAGTGTTTTCCCAATTTAGACCTAAAAGACCACAATACGCTGCTTCTTTATTTTATTACAAACGTTTATCTAATTTTTTAAAAGCCAAAGTTACTTATACAGTTGACGATTACTCTTATAAAAATGTTGGATTTTTAATGTCTACTCATATTAACAAAATTAATTTCTATATTTCGGCAAATAATCTTTTAGAATATTCTAATCTTGCAGATGCCAGGGGGGCATCTATTCAATTAGGATTTAATGTAATAATGTGA